A part of Gemmatimonas groenlandica genomic DNA contains:
- a CDS encoding ATP-binding protein, producing the protein MSSLFDPASYFAAMGGPLTSNVAALLMTTALALAVLLLVLRTSFQRPSRWIAAAVVIIVASGGPFLLRDLARGIALPAAGAGFGLWIAWQLALALAGVSILLAGAAAGQAALGPRRGLPSSVAPLLALITGVIAPILWDAPGGWPSWYPALWVAAIGSLALTRRGLAQVAAAAVVAGAGAATLTWGATVRARMSLAQHDLERIEAVDENAYRLLERFATAMREETRPVRSTDALLRRYAASELALAGYPARLARWVPGNTTTPVSELSLAPVNDTIGAQAVIATMARESGVVEIRAVGDGPTTLLVAAVPAPDSVVTTIAVPPRTRLLPLDPFAAFTGVTGARGTEAPYRLALAVPLAGDTIAHPLEWRRRGDAMHADGVAGAGIDVRRVHVEVDLRTLDVLLPRGALLVLLDVIAVMLLWSATALADGALGRLLRLRRVRWSRSYRVRLSGALLAFFIVPATIFAAWAWYRLQDDDRAARELLVRETLRVAAAEQEQRSVGTAPSSTGAPLFLYRDGQLVTASDSLLDALAPLGRLLPVSLGTGDYRTDDFGSDDVFTTRRIVVGDARTLVGFRYLAPSSPSVLATPARGDEFALDARREDLGILLLFATMLGALAALWSSGLAARSLARPVGALREAALAIAAGGRAPALGTAPATEFAPVYRAFGRMADDLATSRAALEAAQRRTEAVLQHVASGVLALRSASSGAAPGGDILIANPRAEAMLGVSLRTTGVALQSLPVTLAPLVERSKAFLTSTNDEEAFELLVLGRQMRARLTRLPSGAVLTLDDVTELASAQRVLAWGEMARQVAHEIKNPLTPIRLGVQHLLRAYRDKRGDFGVILDTNVSRVLAEIDHLDEIARAFSRYGTAPEDRTPAVPVDVAAVVLDVMALERLGEDGEREAGIRWHIDAPEPGAEQVVALAQRDELKEVLLNVLENARLADAGTVSVNVEGTATHVVIDVKDDGTGIPADVLPQVFEPHFSTRTSGSGLGLAISRRLIEGWGGTIGLTSTPGAGTTVRLTLRRATSS; encoded by the coding sequence GTGTCCTCCCTGTTTGACCCCGCGAGCTATTTCGCGGCGATGGGTGGCCCACTCACGTCGAACGTGGCCGCGCTACTCATGACGACCGCGCTCGCCCTCGCCGTGCTGCTGCTCGTGCTGCGCACGTCGTTCCAGAGGCCGTCCCGATGGATCGCGGCGGCGGTCGTCATCATCGTCGCATCGGGCGGGCCGTTCCTGCTGCGCGATCTGGCCCGCGGCATCGCGCTGCCCGCAGCCGGCGCGGGTTTTGGGTTATGGATCGCGTGGCAGCTCGCGCTGGCGCTGGCCGGCGTATCTATTCTGCTCGCCGGCGCGGCGGCGGGGCAGGCCGCGCTCGGCCCGCGTCGCGGTCTGCCATCGAGCGTCGCTCCATTACTCGCCCTCATTACCGGCGTCATTGCACCGATCCTCTGGGATGCGCCGGGGGGATGGCCGTCGTGGTATCCGGCGCTTTGGGTGGCGGCGATCGGCTCGCTGGCGCTTACTCGGCGTGGCCTGGCGCAGGTCGCGGCGGCCGCGGTGGTGGCCGGCGCGGGAGCGGCAACGCTGACGTGGGGCGCAACCGTGCGCGCGCGGATGTCGCTCGCGCAGCACGACCTCGAGCGCATCGAAGCCGTCGACGAAAACGCGTATCGGCTGCTCGAACGGTTCGCGACGGCGATGCGTGAGGAAACGCGTCCGGTGCGCAGTACCGACGCGCTGCTGCGACGCTATGCCGCGAGTGAACTCGCGCTCGCCGGCTATCCGGCGCGATTGGCACGCTGGGTGCCGGGCAACACCACCACACCGGTGTCTGAGCTCTCCCTCGCGCCGGTGAACGATACGATCGGCGCGCAGGCGGTGATCGCGACAATGGCGCGCGAGAGCGGGGTTGTGGAAATCCGCGCCGTCGGTGACGGACCGACCACGTTGCTGGTGGCCGCCGTTCCCGCGCCGGATAGTGTCGTGACGACCATCGCCGTGCCGCCTCGCACGCGTCTGTTGCCGCTCGATCCGTTCGCGGCGTTCACCGGCGTCACCGGGGCGCGCGGCACCGAGGCGCCCTACCGGCTGGCGCTGGCCGTGCCCTTGGCCGGCGATACAATCGCGCATCCGCTCGAATGGCGTCGACGTGGCGACGCGATGCACGCCGATGGCGTGGCCGGTGCGGGCATCGACGTGCGGCGTGTGCACGTGGAAGTGGATCTCCGCACCCTCGACGTACTGCTGCCGCGAGGCGCCCTGCTGGTGTTGCTCGATGTCATCGCCGTCATGCTGCTCTGGTCGGCTACCGCGCTCGCCGATGGTGCCCTAGGTCGCCTGCTGCGATTGCGTCGCGTGCGGTGGTCGCGTTCGTACCGCGTGCGATTGAGCGGCGCGCTGCTCGCGTTCTTTATCGTACCGGCGACGATCTTCGCCGCCTGGGCATGGTACCGACTCCAGGACGATGATCGCGCCGCGCGCGAGTTGCTCGTTCGTGAAACGCTGCGCGTCGCTGCCGCCGAACAAGAGCAACGATCGGTGGGGACGGCTCCCTCGAGTACCGGCGCGCCGTTGTTCCTGTATCGCGACGGACAGCTCGTCACGGCCAGCGATTCGTTGCTCGATGCCCTCGCGCCTCTTGGTCGATTGCTGCCGGTTTCGCTTGGCACGGGCGACTACCGGACGGACGACTTCGGCTCCGACGACGTGTTCACGACTCGACGCATCGTCGTCGGCGACGCGCGCACGCTGGTGGGCTTCCGGTATCTCGCGCCGTCCAGTCCATCGGTCCTGGCCACACCGGCGCGCGGCGATGAGTTTGCGCTCGATGCCCGTCGCGAAGATCTCGGTATCCTGCTGCTCTTCGCGACGATGCTCGGCGCGTTGGCCGCGCTCTGGTCAAGTGGGCTCGCTGCGCGGTCGTTGGCGCGGCCGGTGGGAGCGCTGCGCGAGGCGGCGCTGGCCATTGCCGCCGGTGGACGTGCACCCGCCCTCGGCACCGCGCCCGCCACGGAATTTGCGCCGGTGTATCGAGCATTCGGCCGGATGGCGGATGATCTCGCCACCAGTCGCGCGGCACTCGAAGCGGCGCAACGCCGCACCGAGGCCGTGCTTCAGCACGTGGCCAGCGGTGTGCTGGCGTTACGGTCCGCATCGAGTGGGGCCGCGCCCGGTGGCGATATCCTGATCGCGAATCCGCGGGCGGAGGCCATGCTCGGCGTGTCGCTACGCACGACTGGGGTCGCGCTGCAATCCTTGCCGGTCACGCTCGCCCCACTCGTGGAGCGCTCCAAGGCGTTTCTGACGAGCACGAATGACGAAGAAGCATTCGAGCTGTTGGTGCTTGGCCGGCAGATGCGCGCGCGACTCACGCGGCTGCCGAGCGGTGCGGTGCTGACCCTCGACGACGTAACCGAACTCGCATCGGCGCAACGCGTGCTCGCGTGGGGGGAAATGGCGCGGCAGGTCGCGCACGAAATCAAGAATCCGCTCACGCCGATTCGTCTCGGCGTGCAGCATTTGTTGCGCGCGTATCGCGACAAGCGCGGCGATTTCGGCGTGATCCTCGATACCAACGTGTCACGGGTGCTGGCCGAGATCGATCATCTCGATGAGATCGCGCGGGCGTTCAGCCGGTACGGCACCGCGCCCGAGGATCGCACACCGGCGGTGCCGGTGGATGTCGCGGCGGTGGTGCTGGACGTGATGGCGTTGGAGCGATTGGGCGAAGACGGAGAGCGCGAGGCCGGGATACGCTGGCACATCGACGCCCCCGAGCCGGGGGCCGAGCAGGTCGTGGCCCTGGCCCAGCGGGACGAACTGAAGGAAGTGCTGCTGAACGTGCTCGAGAACGCCAGGCTGGCCGATGCCGGAACGGTGTCGGTGAACGTGGAAGGAACGGCCACGCACGTGGTAATCGACGTGAAAGACGATGGCACGGGCATCCCCGCCGACGTCTTGCCGCAGGTGTTCGAGCCGCACTTCTCGACGCGGACGAGCGGGAGCGGCCTGGGGTTGGCCATCAGCCGCCGGCTGATCGAAGGGTGGGGCGGGACGATCGGGCTGACGAGCACTCCGGGGGCAGGAACGACGGTTCGACTTACGCTCCGACGCGCAACTAGCTCCTGA
- a CDS encoding TolC family protein: MRIHAFALALGLAAVGTVPALAAAQTAPAPGAVITLTDALALARRNNPALQTSTNARRTAAAAVRSAKGAFLPSVNSSLGGGYREGRQTFFQGQAFGSTNDQLSTDAAVSANLQLSLATLNDKRAAQANQNATEADIAAAEQRVRNEVTNQYLTALQAQARAALQDTLQATTQTQLQLARARLQVGSGTQLDVQRAEVADGQQRVASLNARNQAAIEIVRLFQAIGIDAAPDAKLDANLAAPPAIDLAAILEMARRTNPALGSFRAREESARRSQASARSAYFPSLSLSANVSAFTNRFTNTGLLISQSQASTLGAKASCIRSEEVRDRLGLTNNLAQCNAITFTPSQEDAIRTAQSKYPLDFTRNPYSLSASFSLPIFNGWRREQQVEQASVQRRNAQNDVRGQELRVTADVTSAYLSLSTARQTVVLQEQNVRTARTALSLAQERYRVGAISIVDLVQARGDYERAETDRITAVYDVQRAFAALENAVGRPIR, translated from the coding sequence ATGAGAATTCACGCATTCGCGCTCGCGCTCGGCCTGGCTGCAGTCGGGACCGTTCCGGCGCTCGCCGCGGCGCAGACCGCCCCTGCTCCGGGGGCTGTCATCACGTTGACAGACGCCCTCGCACTCGCGCGCCGGAATAATCCTGCGCTGCAGACCTCCACCAATGCCCGACGCACGGCGGCAGCCGCCGTCCGCAGCGCGAAAGGCGCGTTCCTGCCCAGTGTGAATTCGAGCTTGGGCGGCGGCTATCGCGAAGGACGTCAGACCTTTTTCCAGGGTCAGGCATTCGGTTCCACGAACGATCAGCTGTCCACCGACGCGGCGGTCAGCGCCAACCTGCAGCTCTCGCTCGCCACGCTGAACGACAAGCGCGCAGCACAGGCCAATCAGAACGCGACCGAAGCCGACATCGCCGCCGCCGAGCAGCGGGTCCGCAACGAAGTCACCAATCAGTATCTCACGGCGCTGCAGGCGCAGGCCCGCGCCGCCCTCCAGGATACGTTGCAGGCCACCACACAGACGCAGTTGCAGTTGGCCCGCGCGCGTCTCCAGGTCGGTTCCGGCACGCAGCTCGACGTGCAGCGCGCCGAAGTGGCCGATGGACAGCAGCGCGTGGCCTCGCTGAACGCGCGCAATCAGGCGGCCATCGAGATCGTGCGGCTCTTCCAGGCGATCGGCATCGATGCCGCGCCCGACGCAAAGCTCGACGCCAACCTCGCGGCCCCGCCGGCGATCGATCTCGCCGCCATTCTCGAAATGGCGCGTCGCACCAATCCGGCGCTCGGCTCGTTCCGCGCCCGTGAAGAGTCGGCCCGCCGCTCGCAGGCGTCGGCGCGCAGCGCGTACTTTCCGTCGCTCTCGCTGTCGGCCAACGTCTCGGCCTTCACGAACCGCTTCACCAATACGGGACTGCTGATCAGCCAGAGCCAGGCCAGCACGCTCGGCGCCAAAGCCTCGTGCATTCGCAGTGAGGAAGTGCGCGATCGCCTCGGCCTCACGAACAATCTGGCCCAGTGTAATGCGATCACCTTCACGCCGTCGCAGGAAGACGCGATTCGCACGGCGCAGAGCAAGTACCCGCTCGACTTCACGCGCAATCCGTACTCGCTGTCGGCGTCGTTCTCGCTGCCGATCTTCAACGGCTGGCGTCGCGAGCAGCAGGTCGAGCAGGCCAGTGTGCAGCGCCGCAATGCGCAGAATGATGTGCGCGGACAGGAGCTGCGCGTCACGGCCGACGTGACGTCGGCGTACCTCTCGCTGAGCACGGCCCGGCAAACCGTCGTGCTGCAGGAACAGAACGTCCGCACCGCGCGCACCGCACTCTCGCTGGCGCAGGAACGCTATCGCGTCGGCGCCATCAGCATCGTGGACCTCGTACAGGCCCGCGGTGACTACGAGCGCGCCGAGACCGACCGTATCACTGCTGTATACGATGTACAACGGGCATTCGCGGCGCTTGAAAATGCCGTCGGCCGTCCCATCCGCTAA
- a CDS encoding efflux RND transporter periplasmic adaptor subunit has protein sequence MTKGVKFGIGGVVVIAVAALAVISAKKNSTKPVEVRTEAVEARDLVASVTASGQIQPRTKVDVSADVTGKIVRLSVKEGDIVKKGQFLLQIDPEQVTAALQRSEAFLASSRAQSAQSRASLLQAQRNYERSLKIKQQSPELVSDEQLEQLKTQADVNKELAAAASFSVDQAVASVRDARQALNRTTITAPMSGKITRLNVEEGETAIMGTLNKDAATLMTISDMSVLETKVKVDETDVARISVGDSALIQIDAFPDTTFVGRVVEISNSSVTKSAAANTGDQAIDYEVRVELVNPPQDTRPDFSATAKIVTASRTKVLSIPIIALTVRENENLPNGDSAVTVGRQPAKEVGKRDVEGVFVVGTDNKVSFRPVKVGIAGERHFEVLDGLKSGETIVAGTYQAIRELKDGAMIKTAKVEEKKAPATGKKP, from the coding sequence ATGACGAAAGGCGTAAAGTTCGGGATCGGCGGCGTCGTAGTGATCGCCGTTGCAGCCCTTGCAGTGATCAGCGCGAAGAAGAACAGCACGAAGCCGGTGGAAGTGCGCACCGAAGCCGTTGAAGCCCGCGACCTCGTGGCCTCCGTCACGGCCAGCGGACAGATCCAGCCGCGCACCAAGGTTGATGTGTCGGCCGACGTAACCGGCAAGATCGTGCGTCTTTCCGTGAAGGAAGGTGACATCGTGAAGAAGGGCCAGTTCCTGTTGCAGATCGACCCCGAGCAGGTCACGGCCGCCCTTCAGCGCTCCGAGGCGTTTCTCGCGTCGTCGCGTGCCCAGTCGGCGCAGTCCCGCGCGAGCCTGCTGCAGGCCCAGCGCAACTACGAGCGCTCGCTCAAGATCAAGCAGCAGTCGCCGGAACTCGTCAGCGACGAACAGCTCGAGCAGCTCAAGACGCAGGCCGACGTGAACAAGGAATTGGCGGCGGCCGCCAGCTTCAGCGTTGACCAGGCCGTGGCCTCGGTGCGCGATGCCCGCCAGGCGCTCAACCGCACCACGATCACCGCGCCGATGAGCGGCAAAATCACTCGCCTGAACGTCGAAGAAGGCGAAACGGCGATCATGGGTACGCTGAACAAGGACGCGGCGACCCTCATGACGATCAGCGATATGAGTGTGCTCGAAACGAAGGTGAAGGTCGACGAGACCGACGTCGCACGCATCAGCGTGGGTGACTCGGCCCTCATTCAGATCGACGCCTTCCCGGACACCACCTTTGTGGGCCGTGTGGTCGAAATCTCGAATAGCTCGGTCACGAAGTCGGCTGCCGCCAACACCGGCGACCAGGCGATCGACTACGAAGTCCGCGTCGAGCTCGTGAACCCGCCGCAGGACACCCGCCCCGACTTCTCGGCGACCGCGAAGATCGTGACGGCGTCGCGGACCAAGGTGCTCAGCATCCCGATCATCGCCCTGACGGTGCGTGAGAACGAGAATCTCCCGAACGGCGACTCGGCCGTGACGGTAGGCCGCCAGCCGGCGAAGGAAGTCGGCAAGCGTGACGTGGAAGGCGTGTTCGTGGTCGGTACCGACAACAAAGTCAGCTTCCGCCCCGTAAAGGTCGGAATCGCCGGAGAACGTCATTTCGAAGTGCTCGACGGACTGAAGAGCGGCGAGACCATCGTGGCCGGCACCTATCAGGCGATCCGTGAACTCAAGGACGGCGCCATGATCAAGACGGCGAAGGTGGAAGAGAAGAAGGCGCCAGCAACCGGAAAGAAGCCGTGA
- a CDS encoding ABC transporter ATP-binding protein: protein MSNTLDDIGLSTTGERQAVTTAAGAAPGQDWVIVTRQLKRQYDMGGEIVRALRGVDLAIRRNEYVAIMGPSGSGKSTLMNLIGCLDTPNEGEYWLNGMLVSTMTDDALARVRNKEIGFVFQTFNLLPRASALQNVELPLVYAGISADERKKRATEALERVQLGQRMHHRPNELSGGQRQRVAIARALVNRPSILLADEPTGNLDSQTSEEIMRVFEELATQGQTVVMVTHEPDIAVHAKRIIVLRDGVISSDETRAQYAAKISGERVH from the coding sequence GTGAGCAACACTCTCGACGATATCGGACTCAGCACCACGGGGGAGCGCCAGGCGGTTACGACCGCCGCTGGTGCCGCCCCGGGACAGGACTGGGTCATCGTGACCCGTCAGCTGAAGCGACAGTACGACATGGGTGGCGAAATCGTCCGCGCACTGCGCGGCGTCGATCTCGCCATCCGGCGCAACGAATACGTAGCCATCATGGGACCCTCGGGCTCGGGCAAGTCGACGCTCATGAATCTCATCGGCTGCCTCGACACGCCGAACGAAGGTGAGTACTGGCTCAACGGCATGCTGGTGAGCACGATGACCGACGATGCGCTCGCCCGCGTGCGCAACAAGGAAATCGGATTCGTATTCCAGACCTTCAACCTCCTGCCCCGCGCCTCGGCGCTGCAGAACGTCGAACTCCCGCTGGTCTACGCCGGCATTTCGGCCGACGAGCGGAAGAAGCGCGCCACCGAGGCACTCGAGCGCGTGCAACTCGGTCAGCGTATGCATCACCGGCCCAACGAACTCTCCGGTGGTCAGCGTCAGCGCGTCGCGATTGCCCGTGCACTCGTGAACCGCCCGTCCATCCTGCTCGCCGACGAGCCGACGGGTAACCTCGACTCGCAGACCTCGGAAGAGATCATGCGTGTGTTCGAGGAACTCGCAACGCAGGGACAGACCGTCGTCATGGTCACGCACGAACCGGACATCGCCGTGCACGCCAAGCGCATCATCGTGCTGCGCGACGGCGTCATCTCGAGCGACGAAACGCGCGCGCAGTACGCGGCCAAGATCTCCGGCGAGCGCGTACACTAG
- a CDS encoding ABC transporter permease codes for MQFFEAIRLALNTIRVQKLKSAFTLLGVCIGVMFLISVVSIVEGMGRYMEEDLIGKLIGVNTFELRSRPNINIGDMDEATWEEYRRRPRLELVDVAPVTSALPTDAKWYITSEDQVAITSATSGKPRTTRVFAVDGQYFDVKNLGVTAGRILSEQELSRGEKSVVIGIDAAERLFPGLDPLGRELKMGGVPYRVVGVAESQGKAFGMSFDNFIVTSWRSPARRLLNSRPNIVDAVAIQSPSPEAMTETMEIVRSVMRAQRHLRPSQKDNFALQTADSALEFWNKIKSYLVLAGIALPAIGLVVGAIVIMNIMLVAVSERTREIGIRKALGAKRRDILMQFLIEASTLGIVGSAIGVALGIGLAEGISAFSPLPASVAPWSIVVGIALGAGVGVVSGVYPASRASRLDPITALRQE; via the coding sequence ATGCAGTTTTTCGAAGCCATTCGATTGGCCCTCAACACGATCCGTGTGCAGAAGCTCAAGAGCGCGTTTACGCTGCTCGGTGTCTGCATCGGTGTGATGTTCCTGATCTCCGTCGTCTCGATCGTCGAGGGGATGGGGCGGTACATGGAAGAGGACCTGATCGGCAAGCTGATCGGCGTCAACACGTTCGAGTTGCGCAGTCGCCCCAACATCAACATCGGCGACATGGATGAGGCCACCTGGGAAGAGTACCGGCGACGGCCACGACTCGAACTAGTCGATGTTGCACCGGTCACCAGCGCACTACCGACCGACGCCAAGTGGTACATCACCAGCGAAGATCAGGTCGCCATCACCTCCGCGACCAGCGGGAAGCCGCGTACCACGCGGGTGTTTGCGGTGGATGGTCAGTATTTCGACGTGAAGAATCTCGGCGTGACCGCCGGCCGCATTCTCTCGGAGCAGGAGCTCTCCCGTGGTGAGAAGTCGGTGGTGATCGGCATCGATGCCGCCGAACGACTTTTCCCCGGTCTCGATCCGCTCGGTCGCGAACTCAAGATGGGTGGCGTCCCCTATCGCGTGGTTGGTGTGGCCGAGTCGCAAGGCAAAGCATTCGGTATGTCGTTCGACAACTTCATCGTGACGTCGTGGCGTTCACCGGCGCGCCGATTGCTCAACTCGCGGCCGAACATTGTCGATGCGGTGGCGATTCAGTCGCCAAGCCCCGAGGCGATGACCGAAACCATGGAGATCGTGCGGTCGGTGATGCGCGCGCAGCGTCATCTCCGTCCGTCGCAGAAGGACAACTTTGCGCTGCAAACCGCCGACTCGGCGCTGGAGTTCTGGAACAAGATCAAGAGCTATCTCGTGCTTGCCGGCATCGCGCTCCCCGCGATCGGTCTCGTGGTCGGTGCCATCGTCATCATGAACATCATGCTCGTCGCCGTCTCCGAACGCACACGAGAAATCGGCATACGTAAAGCACTCGGTGCCAAGCGTCGCGATATCCTGATGCAGTTCCTGATCGAAGCTTCGACCCTTGGCATCGTGGGCTCGGCGATCGGCGTCGCCCTCGGCATCGGTCTCGCCGAAGGGATCTCGGCGTTCTCTCCGCTGCCGGCCAGCGTGGCACCGTGGTCCATCGTGGTCGGAATCGCGCTAGGTGCCGGCGTCGGTGTGGTGTCCGGCGTGTATCCCGCCAGTCGCGCGTCGCGGCTGGATCCGATCACGGCCCTGCGGCAGGAATAG
- a CDS encoding ABC transporter permease — MSAFTTRLSAVAEGVRIALDAVRANKVRAGLTILGIAVGVFVVVAISAAIHGINQSVARDFASTGPTTFFVSRYPISFENCDGSDGTCAWLRNPPIRPNEIESLRRLPSIESVGERLDWGTKVKYRERELPSASIEGYSAEWTTISAPEVYPGRAFTSAEARTGARVAVITTLMATRLFDGSDPIGKSVTLNGVPFEVIGVYKDNSSFLSGGERPKAVIPVQSLIRYVGARASGISLAVKPREGVARDIALDDVTATLRGMRGTRPGGESSFAIITQDKLLDTYNSIFGMFFLVMIALSAVGLIVGGVGVVAIMMISVTERTREIGVRKALGATKATILWQFLVEAATLTGIGGAIGLFVGWLGALGIRSFTPIEASIPPMAVVVALGASAVTGILFGMLPASRAARLDPVEALRYE; from the coding sequence ATGTCTGCATTCACTACGCGCCTGTCCGCCGTCGCCGAGGGCGTACGTATCGCGCTCGATGCCGTACGCGCGAACAAAGTTCGCGCCGGTCTCACGATTCTCGGTATTGCCGTGGGTGTGTTCGTCGTGGTCGCCATATCAGCCGCGATCCACGGTATCAATCAGTCGGTGGCCAGAGACTTCGCGAGTACCGGGCCGACGACGTTCTTCGTATCTCGCTATCCGATCAGTTTTGAAAATTGTGACGGCTCCGACGGTACCTGCGCGTGGCTCCGTAACCCGCCTATCCGCCCGAACGAGATCGAAAGCCTTCGGCGCCTGCCAAGCATAGAGTCCGTGGGCGAGCGACTGGATTGGGGGACGAAGGTCAAGTATCGCGAGCGCGAATTGCCGTCGGCGAGCATCGAAGGCTACAGTGCCGAGTGGACCACGATCAGCGCCCCGGAAGTATATCCGGGTCGGGCCTTCACGAGCGCCGAAGCGCGTACGGGCGCGCGCGTCGCGGTGATCACCACGCTGATGGCCACGCGGCTGTTCGATGGATCCGATCCGATCGGCAAGTCGGTCACACTGAACGGCGTGCCGTTCGAAGTGATCGGCGTGTACAAGGACAACAGCAGCTTCCTGTCGGGCGGTGAACGCCCGAAGGCCGTGATTCCCGTGCAGTCGCTCATTCGCTACGTGGGGGCTCGAGCCAGCGGGATCTCGCTCGCGGTCAAGCCACGCGAAGGCGTCGCGCGTGACATCGCCCTCGATGACGTGACGGCCACTCTGCGCGGTATGCGCGGAACGCGGCCGGGCGGCGAGTCGTCGTTCGCCATCATCACGCAGGACAAGTTGCTCGACACGTACAATAGCATCTTCGGCATGTTCTTCTTGGTCATGATCGCGCTGTCGGCGGTTGGCCTGATTGTCGGTGGCGTTGGTGTCGTCGCGATCATGATGATCTCAGTCACCGAACGGACCCGGGAAATCGGTGTGCGCAAAGCGCTCGGCGCGACCAAGGCCACGATTCTCTGGCAGTTCCTGGTGGAGGCGGCCACGCTCACCGGCATTGGCGGTGCCATTGGTCTGTTCGTGGGATGGCTGGGCGCGCTCGGCATCCGGAGCTTCACGCCCATTGAGGCGAGTATCCCACCGATGGCCGTTGTCGTGGCGCTCGGCGCCAGTGCAGTGACCGGTATTCTCTTCGGCATGCTGCCCGCCAGTCGCGCGGCGCGTCTCGATCCCGTCGAAGCGCTTCGCTACGAGTAA
- a CDS encoding ABC transporter permease, with translation MPFMEAVRLALATIRVQKLKSFFTLIGVTIGVMFLIAVVSIVEGMSRYVENDFAGKLFGVNTFTLRRWNDFNTDDNLDWREIQRRPRLFAYDADLVRSVLPPGSSSAITNETFMNANSPFARPRQVQAVATEAAYFTIKKFNVTLGRAFGPQEVNIGARVLVIGVDVAEHFFKGLDPIGRELRMNGVPYEVIGVIEKQGSVFGFSLDRLAIAPYTSPLHRAIRPRGDIEAMIVQAPTKDLVSDGMDAAREALRASRKMPPGKADNFALETQDEAMAFFDGIKSKMVIFGTALPAIGLVVGAMVIMNIMLVAVAERTREIGVRKALGARRRDIMSQFLVESATLSVVGAAIGIGLGIGLAATIAALTPLPAAVAPWSIVAALVVGAGVGIAAGIYPASRAARLDPITALRQE, from the coding sequence ATGCCTTTCATGGAAGCTGTCCGGCTAGCCCTCGCCACGATCCGCGTGCAGAAGCTCAAAAGCTTTTTCACGCTCATCGGCGTCACCATCGGCGTGATGTTCCTGATCGCCGTGGTGTCGATCGTCGAGGGCATGAGTCGATACGTGGAGAACGATTTCGCCGGTAAGCTGTTCGGCGTGAACACGTTCACCCTGCGTCGGTGGAATGACTTCAATACCGACGACAATCTCGACTGGCGCGAGATTCAGCGTCGGCCGCGGTTGTTCGCGTACGACGCGGATCTGGTGCGCTCGGTGCTGCCTCCAGGATCTTCGTCGGCGATCACGAACGAGACGTTCATGAACGCGAACTCGCCCTTCGCCCGTCCTCGACAGGTACAGGCCGTCGCGACGGAAGCCGCCTACTTCACGATCAAGAAGTTCAACGTCACGCTCGGGCGTGCCTTTGGTCCGCAGGAAGTGAACATCGGCGCGCGTGTGCTCGTGATCGGTGTCGACGTGGCCGAGCACTTCTTCAAAGGCCTCGACCCGATCGGCCGCGAGCTGCGCATGAACGGCGTGCCCTATGAGGTGATCGGCGTGATCGAAAAGCAGGGATCGGTGTTCGGCTTCTCGCTCGATAGACTGGCGATTGCGCCGTACACGAGTCCCCTGCACCGCGCGATCCGGCCGCGGGGGGACATCGAAGCGATGATCGTGCAGGCCCCCACCAAGGATCTAGTATCCGACGGTATGGATGCCGCGCGCGAGGCGTTGCGGGCCTCGCGAAAGATGCCTCCTGGCAAAGCTGACAACTTTGCGCTCGAAACACAGGACGAAGCGATGGCCTTCTTTGACGGCATCAAGTCGAAGATGGTCATCTTCGGCACGGCGCTGCCCGCCATCGGTCTGGTCGTCGGCGCGATGGTGATCATGAACATCATGCTGGTGGCAGTTGCCGAGCGGACACGTGAGATCGGCGTGCGTAAGGCGCTTGGTGCGCGACGCCGTGACATCATGTCGCAGTTCCTCGTTGAATCGGCTACGCTGAGCGTGGTAGGCGCAGCAATCGGCATCGGGCTGGGGATCGGCTTGGCGGCGACCATTGCCGCGCTGACACCACTGCCGGCGGCGGTGGCACCGTGGTCGATCGTGGCGGCACTGGTGGTCGGTGCTGGCGTAGGCATTGCGGCCGGTATCTACCCGGCGAGCCGGGCAGCCCGGCTCGATCCCATCACAGCTTTGCGGCAGGAATAG